TCGCCGAGGTGGATGACGTTCCCCTGCCCGTCGGCCAGGATCTGGAATTCGATGTGCCGCGCGCCCTTGACCAGCTTCTCGAGGTAGACGTTCCCGTCCCCGAACGCGGACTCGGCCTCGCGTCGCGCCGACATCAGGAGGGCGGGCATCTCCTCGAGAGAGCGTACCTCCCGCATGCCTTTTCCGCCGCCGCCCGCCGTGGCTTTGATCAGCAGCGGGAAGCCGATCTTCGGCGCGAGCGCCAGCAGGTCTTCGTTCGAGAGATTCCCGACATCCTCCGTCCCAGGGACGACCTGCACCCCCGCTTTGACGACCGTCGAGCGCGCCACGCCCTTATCGCCCATGGCCGCGATCGCGGACGGTTTCGGGCCGATGAAGGCGATCCCCTCGTCGGCGCAGGCCTGGGCGAAATCTTCGCGCTCCGCGAGGAATCCGTAGCCGGGATGCACCGCGTCCGCGCCCGACTTGCGGACGATGTCCATGATTTTATCGAGGCGCAGATAGGACTCGCGCGAAGGCGCGGGACCGAGCAGGTAGGCCTCGTCCGCGTAACGGACGTGCAGCGCCTGGCGGTCCGCTTCGGAGTAGACGGCCACTGTGTCCACGCCCAGCTCGCGGCAGGCGCGGATGATGCGGACGGCGATCTCGCCTCGGTTTGCGACTAAAACTTTGTTGACCATGTTGCTCCGTGTGGGTCGGGTATCAGGTATCAGACGCCGTGGAATACGTGACGCCTAAAGGGGGATATTCCCATGCTTCTTGGCCGGGTTGCCGTCGCGCTTGTTGCTCAGCATTTCCAGCGCGTTGATGAGGCGTGGACGGGTCTCCTTCGGTTCGATCACGTCGTCGAGATAGCCTCGCTCCGCCGCGATGTATGGGTTGGCGAATTTCTCGCGATACTCCGCCACCAGTTCCGCTTTGCGCTTCACGGGGTCTTTGGCTTTGTCCAGTTCCTTGCGGAAGATGATGCTCACCGCGCCGTCGGGTCCCATCACCGCCAGTTCGGCGGTCGGCCAGGCCAGGTTCACGTCGCCGCGGATGTGTTTGCTCGACATGACGCAGTACGCGCCGCCGTACGCCTTGCGCGTCACCACGGTCAACTTTGGGACGGTCGCTTCGCAGTAGGCGTAGAGCAGTTTCGCGCCCGAGCGGATGATGCCGCCGTGCTCCTGCACCGTGCCGGGGAGGAAGCCCGGGACGTCCTCGAACGTGACGATCGGGATGTTGAACGAATCGCAGACGCGGACGAAGCGCGCCCCCTTCTCCGACGCGTCGATGTCCAGCACGCCCGCGAGGACGGCGGGCTGGTTCGCCACGATCCCGACCGAGTGCCCGCCCAGGCGCGCGAACCCGACGACGATGTTCTGCGCGAAGTTTTCGTGGATCTCGAAGAACTGTCCGCCATCCACCACCGCGCGGATCACTTCCTTGATGTCGTAGGGTTTGCCCGGGTCTTCGGGGATGAGGTTATCGAGCGCGTCGTCCATGCGCAGGGGATTGTCGCCGAGGTCCATGAAAGGCGGGTCTTCCATGTTGTTTTGCGGAAGGTAGCCCAGCAGTTTGCGGATGAGATAGAGCGTATCCGCTTCGGAATCCGCCGCGACGTGGCACACGCCCGATTTTTCCGAGTGGACGCTCGCGCCGCCCAGGTCTTCGAAGGAGACTTCCTCGTGCGTGACGGATTTGACCACGTCGGGCCCGGTCACGAACATGTACGAGGAGCCGCGCACCATGAAGATGAAGTCGGTCAGCGCGGGGGAGTAGACCGCGCCGCCCGCGCAGGGTCCCATGATGGCGGAAATCTGCGGGATGACGCCCGAAGCCAGCGTGTTCTTAAGGAAGATGTCCGCGTAGCCCGCGAGGGAGACGACGCCCTCCTGGATGCGCGCCCCGCCTGAGTCGTTCAACCCGATCACGGGCGCGCCGTTCTTCATCGCCATGTCCATGATCTTGCAAATCTTCTCCGCGTGGACCTCTCCCAGGCTGCCGCCGAGGACGGTGAAATCCTGCGAGAAGACGTAGACGAGGCGGCCCTCGATGGTGCCCCAGCCCGTCACGACCGAATCGCCGGGGAAGACCTGCTGGTCGAGGCCGAAGTCGTCGGTGCGGTGGACGATGAAGGCGTCCACTTCGCGGAAGGAGCCTTTGTCGAGCAGCAGGTCAATGCGTTCGCGCGCGGTGAGACGTCCCTTTTTGTGCTGGGCTTCGATGCGTTCCGTCCCGCCGCCGAGGTGAGACTGGGTCTTGCGTTTACGCAGATCTTGTATCTGGGTCTGTCTGGTCATGGGTCTCTCTTTGAGTTTGATTTTTTCGGAGCGCGGATTTTAAGTGGTTGATCGTAAGCGTTTGGAAATCCATCTGCATAGTCGGCGTTCTCTTACGCATGGAGGCTGTGGGACGAATTACTCTACGGATTGCCGAACCACTTTCGCGCTTTCTTGTTGAGCAATGCCATGCAGAGAATTGCCAGGAGCGTCAGCGTCGCGGCGAGGGCGAACGGTCCGTTGGGCTGCGGTTGTTGCAGGAGGAGCCGGTCGAGCCACCACCACGCCGCGTAGCCGAGGAAGTAGGCCAGGGCGAAGAGACGGGCGCGGACGCTCCGGCGGCGGAAAAGGTCGAAGAGGACGAGTCCGCCCAGGGTCCAGATGGCGGCGGTGACGGCGATGTATATCGGGCCGGGCCGCGGCGCGAAGTCCGCCAGCGTGTCCCAATCCGCAATGGAGGCGTAAAGGCGGACGGCGTTCCATGCTGTAAGGCATAACACCATGAACAGCAAAGTGGTTACAGCGCCGGGACGTTTCATGGCTGGTATTTTAATAGGTCTTTCTTCCCAAACTCGGACACTCTCAGCGACCACTTATCGAATTGTCCATTATAAGGCGCGTTTTGCAGGATGTTGGGGTTGGAGAAGATGTAGTCGAGGCCGACGCCGGACATGTAGTCTCCGCCGCGGCCCGCGCGCAGGGCGAGGTGGTAATCGTAACTGTTGATGAGGCCGTCCATGTTGACGATGGCGCGGCCTTCGATGAAGTAGGCTGTGTTGCCGCCGCCGGTCATGCCGATAAGCGCGCCCGCCTCGGTGTTGGATTCGAGGAAGGGGAGGACGTCCATGTAGGGTCGTCCCGCGCGCGCGGCGCCCCAGGGCATCCGCTTGATGACGGTCGTCGCGAACGGGACGAGGCAGGCGAGAACGAGGATGGACGCGAGCGCCCAGGCGAGCGATTTGCCTGACATGGAGATTTTTAATCGCGAATTTCGCGAATGGGCGAATGGCGCGAATTTGCTTTTTTCTATTTGCGCTATTTGCTCATTCGTGTTATTCGCGTTGAAATTTTCCTGCTTCTTCGATCCGCGCAGCGGACGCGTGAGCAGGTCGAACAGCAGCGCGCCGAGGAGCGCGAACATCAGCATCTGGCTGACCCAGTACCAATCCTTCGAGCCAGCGTAGCCCTGTCCGTTGTAGTAAAACATCTGTGCCAGCGAGCCTGTCAGCAGAAGCGGCAGTCCCAGCGAGACGGCGGCGCGGGCGGCGCGTTTGCGGTTCAGGAGGAAGATCAGCAAAACCGCAATTGACAGCAGGCCAAGCGTGAGCCAAAGACGCCCTTCCAGCCGGTCGCTGAGGTTGTGGATGGAAACCATCACTGGCCCCCAGGCGTTCGTCCCCTCCTCGCGGCCGAGGCCGAGGAACTCCGCCCACGTGGAGATCGGGTTGCCGTACGTCGAGCCTTGCAGCGAGCCCCACCAGGCTTTGATCTGTCCGCTCACGGGCGTGAACGTCCCGAACATCCATTTGCTGAAGAGCATGTACGCCGCCAGCGCGCCGCCGAGGATTCCGTAATAGACCAGTCCCTCGCGGAAAATCCGACGCCAGTCCACCCCGACTTTGCTTGGATGACTCCGCGCCAGCGCTCGGACGAGTCCCGCGCCGACGAGGACGATTCCCCCATAGACGGGCAATGCGCTTCGCGGCAGACCCGACAGCGTGTCGCTGGACAACAAGCCGATCATCAGGGACGCGGCGAGGGCGGAGCCGAGGAGAGAGGCGGCGACGAAGCGTAGTTGGAGATTGGTAACTGGTAACTGAAGATTGGAGGTTGGAGGAAGGGAGGCGTAGAGTCCAGCGAAGTAGAAGATGGGGATTTGAATCGCCAGTCCCAGCGCGGCGAGGACGACGGCGGAACGCGCGTAGGTGAAGTAGGCGGGCAGCCCCGTCCGCGCGGCCACGCTGACGAACGCCGCGCAGACGATGACCGCGGCGTCGCCCATCAGCCGCGCGCGGAGGGGAGTCTCGCGCAGGAGGATCCACGCGCCAGCCAGAAGGGCGAGGAAGACCGTGTCGAGGCGGGAGAAGGTCATCGCAACCGCGAGCAGGCCGAGGGTCAGGGACTGACGCGGCGAGAGAGGAGAGTCGGGTTTGAGGTTCGAGATCGCCAGCAGGAAGGCGGTAAGCGTCAGCGCGGTCAGGCCAGTTTCCAGTCCAAACTGCGTGACGTTGTAATGGATGGAACGGTCGAAGACCCAGTACGCGGCCGCGAGGACGGCGGCGGACGCGGCGAGAGTCCGCTTGACGAGGCGGAAGAGCAGGACGCCCGTCCACGCGCTGACGGCGGCGGAGACGAGCAGGAGGACGCGCAGAGGCAGGATGAGGTCGAAGCGGGCGAGCGCGAAGATGGGGATGCAGACCAGCATCCACAGCGGATGGTAGCCGTTGGTGGGATTGATGCCGTCGAAGGTCGAGCCGAGTCCCTCGCTGATG
This DNA window, taken from Candidatus Denitrolinea symbiosum, encodes the following:
- a CDS encoding methylmalonyl-CoA carboxyltransferase, which produces MTRQTQIQDLRKRKTQSHLGGGTERIEAQHKKGRLTARERIDLLLDKGSFREVDAFIVHRTDDFGLDQQVFPGDSVVTGWGTIEGRLVYVFSQDFTVLGGSLGEVHAEKICKIMDMAMKNGAPVIGLNDSGGARIQEGVVSLAGYADIFLKNTLASGVIPQISAIMGPCAGGAVYSPALTDFIFMVRGSSYMFVTGPDVVKSVTHEEVSFEDLGGASVHSEKSGVCHVAADSEADTLYLIRKLLGYLPQNNMEDPPFMDLGDNPLRMDDALDNLIPEDPGKPYDIKEVIRAVVDGGQFFEIHENFAQNIVVGFARLGGHSVGIVANQPAVLAGVLDIDASEKGARFVRVCDSFNIPIVTFEDVPGFLPGTVQEHGGIIRSGAKLLYAYCEATVPKLTVVTRKAYGGAYCVMSSKHIRGDVNLAWPTAELAVMGPDGAVSIIFRKELDKAKDPVKRKAELVAEYREKFANPYIAAERGYLDDVIEPKETRPRLINALEMLSNKRDGNPAKKHGNIPL